One segment of Anatilimnocola aggregata DNA contains the following:
- a CDS encoding PQQ-binding-like beta-propeller repeat protein yields MAFHGRLALALVVGLLWMPSHVHAENWPSFRGPTGMGLSQEKGLPLTWNAADGSNVLWKSPLPATLVDGKPDHNQSSPIVWQDRVFVTTAYWPADRKQEEQPEQRLTCYRLIDGEQLWDTAIPTGPWTLSDRRGGYAAPTPVTDGERVYVLFGSSLLAAVDFAGKIVWQQELADWQAFDVAIASSPILHRGQLLVLADRNQKKSSLTAYDPATGKQLWEQKRTTGFTHTTPVIVEVAGRAQLLVTASSELQGLDPANGEKLWWCKTPGDVTSPVFADGLIYTDSGRGGPGILVAADGQGDVAATHVKWKLDQIPEGLSSPAIAAGHLYRLHNPGVLKCVNLATGTEQYATRLNGVSVSSSPIVTPDGRLYFASAGKTFVVQSGPKYELLATNDLGDASSSSAAASNGRLIFKGKKYLFCVGQK; encoded by the coding sequence ATGGCGTTTCACGGTCGTCTTGCGCTCGCCTTGGTCGTTGGCCTCTTATGGATGCCATCGCACGTGCATGCTGAAAACTGGCCCAGCTTTCGCGGACCCACAGGAATGGGGCTCAGTCAGGAAAAGGGACTGCCGCTTACCTGGAACGCTGCTGACGGCAGCAATGTGCTCTGGAAATCGCCGCTCCCCGCCACGCTGGTGGATGGTAAGCCCGACCACAATCAATCGAGCCCGATCGTCTGGCAAGATCGAGTCTTTGTCACGACCGCTTACTGGCCCGCCGATCGCAAGCAAGAAGAGCAACCCGAACAGCGACTGACCTGTTACCGACTCATCGATGGTGAGCAGTTGTGGGATACCGCGATTCCCACGGGGCCTTGGACGCTTTCCGATCGGCGCGGCGGCTATGCAGCCCCGACACCCGTGACCGATGGGGAGCGAGTCTATGTGCTGTTTGGTTCGTCGTTGCTGGCGGCAGTTGATTTCGCCGGCAAGATTGTTTGGCAACAAGAACTGGCCGATTGGCAGGCCTTTGATGTGGCCATCGCCTCCAGCCCCATCTTGCACCGCGGTCAGCTGCTAGTGCTGGCCGATCGGAATCAAAAGAAGTCGAGTTTGACTGCCTACGACCCGGCGACCGGCAAACAACTGTGGGAGCAGAAACGCACCACCGGCTTCACTCACACGACGCCGGTCATCGTCGAAGTAGCAGGCCGCGCACAGTTGCTGGTTACTGCTTCCAGCGAGTTGCAAGGACTCGATCCGGCCAACGGCGAAAAGCTCTGGTGGTGCAAGACGCCCGGCGATGTCACGTCTCCCGTGTTCGCCGATGGCCTCATCTATACCGATAGTGGCCGTGGCGGGCCAGGCATTCTCGTCGCAGCCGATGGTCAAGGAGATGTCGCGGCCACGCACGTGAAGTGGAAGCTCGATCAGATTCCCGAAGGACTCTCGTCGCCAGCAATTGCGGCTGGCCATCTCTATCGGCTGCACAATCCAGGTGTGCTTAAGTGCGTCAATCTGGCAACGGGCACCGAGCAGTACGCCACGCGACTGAATGGCGTATCAGTTTCATCGAGCCCCATCGTCACGCCTGATGGGCGACTCTACTTTGCCAGCGCGGGGAAGACTTTCGTCGTGCAAAGTGGACCGAAGTATGAACTGCTGGCCACCAACGATCTGGGTGACGCTTCCTCGTCGTCTGCCGCAGCGAGCAACGGACGTTTGATCTTTAAAGGTAAGAAATACTTGTTCTGCGTTGGCCAGAAATAA
- a CDS encoding SUKH-4 family immunity protein, producing the protein MRLFVDSSRFKSDPIVNSIGFDFGSVANLDIPESAKAFLAREGLPAAALLDVRFESWNGTFPTLGQYCDDRGWTRDLEAEEFYRVGTDGETQLCIQRGSGHVVSIDPKHRYITRFVNSSIGQYISFLHTYSRYCKEVDGVDDDSAQLLVQRTQTYFEETDLQAIVVRESWWSTILEQMRMGMA; encoded by the coding sequence ATGCGCCTGTTTGTTGATAGTAGCCGCTTTAAGAGTGATCCGATCGTGAATTCAATTGGCTTCGACTTCGGTAGTGTTGCGAATCTGGATATTCCGGAGTCCGCGAAGGCGTTCTTAGCTCGAGAGGGATTGCCTGCCGCAGCTTTGCTTGATGTAAGGTTTGAAAGTTGGAACGGAACGTTTCCTACCTTGGGTCAATACTGTGACGACCGAGGATGGACGCGTGATTTGGAAGCTGAGGAATTCTATCGGGTCGGAACTGACGGCGAAACCCAACTCTGCATCCAAAGAGGTTCAGGACACGTAGTGAGCATCGACCCAAAACACCGCTACATAACGCGGTTCGTAAATAGCAGCATTGGGCAGTACATTAGCTTCTTGCACACATACAGCCGCTACTGCAAAGAGGTGGACGGCGTGGACGACGACAGTGCGCAATTGCTCGTCCAACGAACTCAAACCTATTTTGAAGAAACCGATTTGCAGGCGATAGTTGTAAGAGAAAGTTGGTGGTCGACGATCTTGGAGCAGATGCGCATGGGTATGGCTTAG
- a CDS encoding ThuA domain-containing protein, translated as MFVRHSLIALSFCLFSFAAIAADKAPQQLLLLSQKPDGHPAATHEYEPGQKVLAKLLRDVPQLEISLVRADGDWTDGPAIIDKADHCVLFVSEGAKWVNNDPARRHAFRRMAERKGGLSVFHWGMGTREAAHIDTFVQLFGACHGGPDRKYKFLETTVTPAADHPATAGLTKPFTIKEEFYYALKRDPGNKDLIPLLTARIDDNDEMVSWAWTRPDGGRSFGFSGLHYHNNWQRPEYQSFLAQGVLWTTQLPQPKSFPATLAVEDLELGK; from the coding sequence CGTTCGTCATTCTCTGATCGCGCTCTCGTTCTGCCTCTTCAGCTTTGCAGCCATTGCCGCGGACAAAGCTCCGCAACAGCTGCTCCTGCTTTCGCAAAAGCCCGATGGACACCCGGCGGCGACGCACGAGTACGAACCGGGGCAAAAGGTGCTGGCGAAGTTGCTGCGCGATGTGCCGCAGCTGGAGATTTCGCTGGTGCGGGCCGATGGCGACTGGACCGACGGCCCGGCAATCATCGACAAGGCCGACCACTGCGTGCTGTTTGTCAGCGAGGGAGCCAAGTGGGTGAATAACGACCCCGCGCGGCGCCATGCCTTCCGCCGGATGGCCGAACGCAAAGGGGGTCTCTCGGTCTTTCACTGGGGGATGGGCACCCGCGAGGCCGCACACATCGATACGTTCGTGCAGCTGTTCGGGGCCTGCCACGGCGGCCCCGATCGCAAGTACAAATTCCTCGAAACGACGGTCACTCCCGCCGCCGATCATCCGGCCACGGCTGGTCTGACCAAGCCGTTCACCATCAAAGAAGAGTTCTACTACGCCCTCAAGCGCGACCCCGGCAACAAAGACCTGATCCCGCTCCTGACGGCCCGCATCGACGACAACGACGAAATGGTCTCGTGGGCCTGGACTCGCCCAGACGGCGGCCGCTCCTTCGGCTTCTCCGGTCTGCACTACCACAACAACTGGCAGCGCCCCGAGTACCAAAGCTTTCTCGCCCAGGGCGTCCTTTGGACCACGCAACTACCTCAACCTAAGTCGTTCCCGGCAACGCTCGCGGTAGAGGATTTAGAGTTGGGGAAGTGA
- a CDS encoding HAD family hydrolase has translation MKATIEVVLFDAVGTLIFPDPPVAVAYEMIGRRFGSEVSVEQVGERFRAAFRLAYDQRNSGQVTRTSEANELARWKAIVGAVFFDAPVENGNELFSALWQHFAEPTNWRVFDDVQPTIEVLWQRGYRVGIASNFDERLLNICQSSPILRQFDSFFISSQVGWSKPAPEYYRAIEQTLNVSPSRILMIGDDEQNDVRAPLSLGWRARWLVRGDAASQPGQLTSLLDLLSEVD, from the coding sequence ATGAAAGCCACGATCGAGGTCGTGCTGTTCGATGCGGTGGGCACGCTGATCTTCCCCGATCCGCCCGTGGCTGTCGCTTACGAAATGATCGGCCGGCGATTTGGCTCCGAGGTTTCAGTCGAACAAGTGGGCGAGCGATTTCGGGCTGCGTTTCGCTTAGCCTACGATCAGCGCAATTCCGGCCAGGTAACGCGAACGAGTGAAGCCAATGAACTCGCCCGCTGGAAGGCGATTGTCGGTGCGGTCTTCTTCGATGCACCCGTGGAAAATGGGAATGAACTCTTCTCCGCGCTGTGGCAACACTTTGCGGAACCGACAAACTGGCGAGTGTTCGACGACGTGCAGCCCACCATCGAGGTGCTCTGGCAGCGTGGCTATCGTGTGGGCATTGCTTCCAATTTTGATGAGCGGCTCTTAAACATCTGCCAAAGCTCGCCAATCCTCCGGCAATTTGATTCTTTCTTCATCAGCTCGCAAGTTGGCTGGTCGAAGCCTGCGCCCGAGTACTATCGCGCGATAGAGCAGACACTTAATGTTTCTCCATCGCGAATCTTGATGATTGGAGATGACGAGCAAAACGACGTCCGTGCGCCGCTATCACTTGGTTGGAGAGCTCGCTGGCTGGTGCGCGGGGATGCTGCTTCGCAACCGGGCCAGCTGACCTCATTGCTAGACCTGCTGAGCGAAGTGGACTGA
- a CDS encoding hemolysin family protein has product MSLSVIAVIIVMLLLNGLFAAYELALASVRVDRLRLLTEQKRRGAATALKMKGRMEASLAVVQLGITLVGAIAAAVGGASAEEGLTPLIRPWLETIGIHSENWANFFAIACVVLPISAFTIVVGELIPKVFALKNAELVCLLLSPLMWVFSIVAFPAVWLFENITMQFVALVERLPFMKQTDDHRAVGLHELRAQVNLLRASQAIGMQEERIILQASRLSSMKVSDIMLPEDDIVMVVADAPLSENLIIAHMDLHTRFPVTVRRGDPQAIIGYVTFKDMVLLAKTHPGNPVIREIVRQISSVSVDLSLSESLRRMTTEHQHLALVRGEGGTVVGMITQEDIFEELVGDIQDEFDRLPRHISPAGQQLVVGGGVTLGQLRNLLKRVELGGELPDATAINDWLNLGREDHLRGGDVVEIDGLWFQVRKVRRRRITEALIDPLGSPFDPRRSAAAIPLTEKTA; this is encoded by the coding sequence ATGAGTTTATCGGTCATTGCGGTCATTATCGTCATGCTGCTGCTCAACGGATTGTTTGCAGCGTATGAGTTGGCCCTGGCGTCAGTGCGCGTAGATCGCTTGCGATTGCTAACGGAGCAAAAACGGCGGGGAGCTGCGACCGCCCTGAAGATGAAGGGGCGCATGGAGGCCAGTCTGGCCGTCGTGCAGTTGGGAATTACTCTGGTCGGTGCCATTGCGGCCGCTGTCGGTGGTGCCTCGGCCGAAGAGGGCCTGACTCCGCTGATCAGACCGTGGCTCGAGACGATTGGCATTCATTCGGAGAATTGGGCCAACTTTTTCGCCATCGCCTGCGTCGTGCTGCCGATCTCGGCATTTACGATTGTTGTGGGCGAGCTGATCCCCAAAGTCTTTGCCCTCAAGAATGCCGAGCTCGTCTGCCTGCTGCTCAGCCCGCTGATGTGGGTCTTTTCGATTGTGGCGTTTCCTGCTGTGTGGTTATTCGAAAACATCACCATGCAGTTTGTGGCTCTGGTCGAACGTTTGCCCTTCATGAAGCAGACCGACGATCACCGCGCCGTGGGACTGCACGAATTGCGGGCCCAGGTCAACTTGCTGCGGGCCAGTCAGGCGATTGGGATGCAAGAAGAACGCATCATCTTGCAAGCGAGTCGTTTGTCGTCGATGAAGGTCAGCGACATCATGCTGCCGGAAGACGACATTGTGATGGTAGTGGCCGATGCCCCGCTGAGCGAGAACCTGATCATCGCCCACATGGACTTGCACACCCGGTTTCCCGTCACGGTGCGGCGCGGCGATCCCCAGGCGATCATCGGCTATGTAACGTTCAAAGACATGGTGCTGCTGGCGAAGACACACCCGGGCAATCCGGTGATTCGTGAGATTGTGCGCCAGATCAGCAGCGTGTCGGTCGATCTCTCCCTGAGCGAATCCCTGCGGCGAATGACAACCGAGCATCAGCACTTGGCGCTCGTACGCGGCGAGGGTGGAACCGTGGTCGGCATGATCACGCAGGAAGATATCTTTGAAGAACTCGTCGGCGATATTCAGGACGAGTTCGATCGCTTGCCGCGTCACATCAGTCCAGCAGGACAACAACTGGTGGTGGGAGGCGGCGTGACGCTGGGGCAACTTCGCAATTTGCTCAAACGCGTGGAACTGGGCGGTGAACTGCCCGATGCGACGGCAATCAACGATTGGTTGAACCTGGGACGCGAGGACCACCTTCGCGGCGGCGATGTCGTCGAAATCGACGGGCTTTGGTTTCAAGTGCGCAAGGTGCGCCGCCGGCGTATTACCGAAGCGTTGATCGATCCGCTCGGTAGCCCGTTCGACCCCCGGCGCTCGGCTGCGGCCATTCCCCTGACCGAGAAGACGGCATAA
- a CDS encoding WD40/YVTN/BNR-like repeat-containing protein — translation MLRCSFGCQIACTLLLTSTAFVSGQESEPGKWTVISNEVLAQVMPGYPGKTAGVTVDPTNGHVFMVIPDQGLWRSTDQGKNFARVDGKKIGGRCETGFALNFDPAGKRLMCFMIYGSSGITTDGGETWTVSKTSHLDFGAVDWHATGKCLLALRHEAGGLLALSTDAGQSWQDLQKGFSHVGVVSDKILLASKGKGILRSVDGGQTWTEVSKSTPASRVMIVRDKTCYWPSADGVLVSKDEGATWEVLGTPVSCVLGPYFGKSADHLMVVNKEGFQETTDAGKSWKTAAPLPASFDVGLVGPNYAWDPVGNILYASSMGKDTLRLVR, via the coding sequence ATGTTACGCTGCTCCTTCGGCTGCCAGATCGCTTGCACGTTATTGCTCACCTCTACGGCGTTTGTGAGCGGACAAGAATCCGAACCCGGCAAGTGGACAGTGATCTCGAATGAGGTTCTCGCGCAAGTAATGCCCGGCTATCCGGGCAAGACCGCGGGCGTGACCGTCGATCCAACGAACGGCCATGTCTTCATGGTGATTCCCGATCAGGGACTTTGGAGAAGCACGGATCAAGGGAAGAATTTTGCCCGCGTTGATGGCAAAAAGATCGGCGGCCGCTGTGAAACGGGCTTCGCGCTTAATTTCGATCCAGCTGGCAAGAGGCTGATGTGCTTCATGATTTACGGCTCCAGCGGGATAACCACCGACGGCGGCGAAACCTGGACTGTTTCGAAGACCAGCCATCTCGATTTTGGAGCCGTCGATTGGCACGCCACCGGCAAATGCCTGCTCGCCTTGCGGCACGAAGCAGGCGGCCTGCTCGCGCTCTCGACCGATGCTGGTCAATCGTGGCAGGATTTGCAAAAGGGCTTCTCGCATGTGGGGGTTGTGAGCGACAAGATCCTGCTGGCCAGCAAGGGGAAAGGCATTTTGCGCAGCGTGGATGGTGGCCAAACTTGGACAGAGGTATCGAAGAGCACGCCCGCTTCCCGCGTGATGATCGTCCGTGACAAGACCTGCTATTGGCCAAGTGCGGACGGAGTGCTGGTAAGCAAGGACGAAGGGGCCACTTGGGAAGTGCTGGGCACGCCGGTCTCGTGCGTGCTCGGGCCTTACTTTGGCAAGTCAGCAGACCACTTGATGGTCGTGAACAAGGAGGGCTTTCAAGAAACGACCGACGCCGGTAAATCGTGGAAAACCGCAGCACCACTCCCCGCAAGCTTTGACGTGGGATTGGTTGGACCGAATTACGCTTGGGATCCCGTCGGCAACATTCTCTACGCTTCGTCGATGGGCAAAGATACCCTGAGACTTGTTCGGTAG
- a CDS encoding C25 family cysteine peptidase — MTAWMLLCLTLAAETAPTPPAPTDDAPDAVVVAPKSFIPALDPLLAHRYAQGHRFVYIPNTWTPTEIRNGIRQAAKKGNLKYILLVGDAEPTLGTSDLIRQRCVPTHYATAKVNVKFGSEPEIATDNWYADLDDDELPDVAIGRIPADTPQQLSAVIAKILAYEKSVDHGLWRQRINFVAGVGGFGGVVDSMIESTTRKFLTDGIPASYTTNMTYGSWRSPFCPDPRRFHEVSLQQHNDGCLFWVYIGHGQNTALDRVAVPGARFHILDVNDGPKLKCENRAPIAIMLACYTAAFDGEQDCLAETMLHSPGGPVAIYGGTRVTMPYAMAVMGSAMMEQYFKVQPTTLGEAILNAKLQMVKPIDEANPLKNTNRLLLDAMASVMSPARQQMTDERKEHVHLFNLIGDPMTKLAHPTKVKLTVPRDAEPGQTITVSGESTIGGSAVVELCCRRDRFKTDLPQRDHFNPSNAGLASLHPVYEQANDRCWTRLQLPVTAGPFTTDLTIPAECHGACHVRVFVQGEQSHSLGAANVYVKPIKLVENREPISAGR, encoded by the coding sequence ATGACTGCTTGGATGTTGCTCTGTTTAACGCTGGCCGCCGAGACTGCGCCCACGCCACCTGCGCCCACCGACGATGCTCCCGATGCCGTCGTTGTTGCTCCCAAGTCGTTCATCCCGGCGCTCGATCCCCTCCTGGCTCATCGCTATGCCCAGGGGCATCGCTTCGTTTACATTCCCAACACCTGGACCCCAACCGAAATCCGCAATGGCATTCGCCAGGCGGCGAAAAAAGGGAACCTCAAATACATCCTCCTGGTCGGCGATGCGGAGCCGACGCTCGGCACCAGCGATCTCATTCGCCAGCGCTGCGTTCCCACGCACTATGCCACAGCTAAGGTCAATGTGAAGTTCGGCAGCGAACCCGAAATCGCCACCGACAACTGGTATGCCGACCTCGATGACGACGAACTCCCCGATGTTGCCATCGGCCGCATCCCTGCCGATACTCCGCAGCAACTCTCGGCGGTCATTGCCAAAATCCTCGCTTATGAAAAGTCGGTCGATCACGGTCTCTGGCGGCAACGCATCAACTTCGTCGCGGGCGTGGGTGGCTTCGGCGGCGTGGTCGATTCGATGATCGAAAGTACCACCCGCAAGTTTCTCACCGACGGCATCCCCGCCAGCTATACCACCAACATGACTTACGGCAGTTGGCGCAGCCCCTTCTGTCCCGACCCACGCCGCTTTCACGAAGTGTCGCTGCAACAACACAACGATGGCTGCCTCTTCTGGGTTTACATCGGGCACGGCCAGAACACGGCCCTCGATCGTGTCGCGGTTCCGGGGGCTCGCTTTCACATTCTCGATGTGAACGACGGTCCCAAGCTCAAGTGCGAGAACCGCGCCCCCATCGCCATCATGCTCGCCTGCTACACCGCCGCCTTCGATGGCGAACAAGACTGCTTGGCCGAGACGATGCTGCATTCGCCCGGCGGCCCCGTCGCCATCTATGGCGGCACCCGCGTCACCATGCCGTATGCCATGGCGGTCATGGGCTCGGCCATGATGGAGCAGTACTTCAAAGTGCAGCCCACCACGTTGGGCGAAGCAATCTTGAACGCCAAGTTGCAAATGGTCAAACCGATCGACGAAGCCAATCCGCTCAAGAACACCAACCGCCTGCTGCTCGATGCGATGGCGTCGGTCATGAGCCCCGCCCGCCAGCAGATGACCGACGAGCGGAAAGAGCACGTCCACCTGTTCAATCTCATTGGCGACCCAATGACCAAGCTCGCCCATCCGACCAAGGTCAAACTCACCGTGCCCCGCGATGCCGAGCCCGGGCAGACGATCACCGTCAGCGGCGAATCGACCATCGGCGGCAGCGCCGTCGTCGAACTCTGCTGCCGCCGCGACCGCTTCAAGACCGACCTGCCGCAACGCGACCACTTCAACCCATCCAACGCCGGCCTCGCCTCGCTCCACCCTGTCTACGAGCAAGCCAACGACCGCTGCTGGACCCGCCTGCAGCTACCGGTCACCGCGGGCCCATTCACCACCGACCTGACCATTCCCGCCGAGTGCCACGGTGCCTGCCACGTGCGCGTCTTCGTCCAAGGGGAACAGTCTCACTCCCTCGGCGCTGCCAACGTCTACGTCAAGCCAATCAAGCTCGTCGAGAACCGCGAGCCCATCAGCGCTGGGCGGTAG